In a genomic window of Fodinibius sp. Rm-B-1B1-1:
- the rplD gene encoding 50S ribosomal protein L4: MKLPIFTTEGKDSGDQIELIDSIFGIEPNETAIYEDVRRYMANQRQGTSNTKERGQVRGGGRKAYRQKGTGQARRGSIRSPLLKGGGTVFGPSPRDYSVNLPKKTKRLARKSAWSAKAADEAIKVIDEISIDEPKTRKVADVLKNLEVEGQKVLILSAETDKILYKSARNIPNVQVLEANKPTTYQILNADVILIQKDAVEVLQGSIESAEEVEA; encoded by the coding sequence ATGAAGCTTCCGATATTTACAACTGAAGGTAAGGATAGCGGAGACCAGATTGAGTTAATCGATTCTATTTTTGGGATCGAACCTAACGAAACTGCTATCTATGAAGATGTTCGCCGATATATGGCTAACCAACGCCAAGGAACATCGAATACAAAAGAACGCGGTCAGGTTCGTGGCGGTGGTCGTAAGGCTTATCGTCAGAAGGGAACTGGTCAGGCACGACGGGGTTCTATACGTTCTCCACTATTAAAAGGTGGTGGGACGGTATTTGGGCCAAGTCCGCGTGACTATTCTGTTAATCTCCCAAAGAAGACAAAGCGACTTGCTCGTAAGTCTGCTTGGTCTGCCAAGGCTGCTGATGAGGCAATAAAAGTTATTGATGAGATTTCAATAGATGAGCCAAAAACTCGAAAAGTAGCTGATGTTCTTAAAAACCTTGAAGTTGAAGGTCAGAAAGTACTGATCTTATCTGCAGAAACTGATAAGATTTTGTATAAGTCTGCTCGCAATATTCCAAATGTGCAGGTATTGGAAGCAAATAAACCGACAACATACCAGATTCTTAATGCTGATGTCATTTTGATACAGAAAGATGCTGTCGAAGTATTACAAGGATCTATTGAATCTGCAGAGGAGGTTGAAGCATGA
- the rpmC gene encoding 50S ribosomal protein L29 — protein MKAHELREKSIAELKARLEDEKEALQDMKFNRAIAGQLENPARVTMTRREIARIHTIITEKEQEESAE, from the coding sequence ATGAAAGCACACGAACTACGAGAAAAATCAATTGCTGAATTAAAGGCTAGGTTGGAGGATGAAAAAGAGGCATTGCAAGATATGAAGTTTAATCGCGCAATTGCCGGCCAACTTGAAAATCCTGCTCGTGTTACAATGACACGGCGGGAAATTGCCCGAATTCACACGATTATTACTGAAAAAGAACAAGAAGAAAGTGCTGAATAA
- the rplP gene encoding 50S ribosomal protein L16, translating into MLEPRNVRRRRQHRRSLKGTAQRGHTLAYGDFGLKAMEAKYITSRQIESCRIAIARQLQRDGQTWIRIFPDMPKTAQPAETRMGKGKGAVEEYVAVVKPGRILFEIAGVPEDLAWEAMRRADYKLPIKTKFIVRRDYDGD; encoded by the coding sequence ATGTTAGAACCAAGAAATGTACGACGTCGCCGACAGCATCGTCGCAGCCTTAAAGGTACTGCGCAGCGTGGTCATACGCTTGCATATGGTGATTTTGGTTTGAAAGCCATGGAGGCAAAGTATATCACCTCTCGGCAAATTGAATCTTGCCGAATTGCAATTGCACGTCAGTTGCAGCGTGATGGCCAAACGTGGATTCGAATTTTCCCTGATATGCCCAAGACAGCACAACCTGCTGAAACACGAATGGGTAAGGGTAAGGGAGCTGTCGAAGAATATGTAGCAGTTGTTAAACCTGGTCGAATATTGTTTGAGATCGCGGGTGTTCCCGAAGATTTAGCATGGGAAGCAATGCGACGGGCAGATTACAAACTGCCTATTAAAACGAAATTTATTGTTCGTCGTGATTACGATGGAGATTAA
- the rplB gene encoding 50S ribosomal protein L2 has protein sequence MATKKSKPSTPGSRHRISPVFDDVTSKPTVKSLLKGKGQSGGRNKQGRMTSRHRGGGHKRRYRYIDFYRDKHDIPAKVQTIEYDPNRSARIALVAYADGEKRYIIAPDKLGVGDTVISGTTDIEPDVGNAMPMKHMPPGTFIHNIEMHPGQGAQLCRSAGTVAQLVAKTDRYVTVKLPSGEVRMILGNCFATVGTTSNTDHFNTTVGKAGRNRWKGKRPHTRGVAMNPIDHPMGGGEGKASGGHPRSPWGQSSKGLKTRKRKKLSDRYIVRSRKKSKK, from the coding sequence ATGGCTACGAAGAAATCAAAACCATCAACACCCGGTTCCAGGCATAGAATTTCACCTGTGTTTGATGATGTCACAAGTAAGCCTACAGTAAAGAGCTTACTTAAAGGCAAAGGTCAAAGCGGTGGACGCAACAAGCAGGGTAGAATGACCTCACGCCATCGCGGTGGAGGCCACAAGCGTCGCTATCGTTATATCGATTTTTATCGCGACAAGCACGATATCCCTGCTAAAGTGCAAACAATAGAATACGATCCTAATCGATCGGCACGTATTGCACTGGTTGCTTATGCGGATGGTGAAAAGCGATATATTATTGCTCCGGATAAGTTAGGTGTTGGTGATACTGTTATTAGCGGAACAACCGATATTGAACCGGATGTAGGTAACGCAATGCCTATGAAGCATATGCCACCTGGAACATTTATCCATAATATTGAGATGCATCCTGGCCAAGGCGCTCAATTGTGCCGAAGTGCAGGTACTGTTGCCCAGTTGGTGGCAAAAACAGACCGTTATGTTACTGTCAAGTTACCATCAGGTGAGGTTCGCATGATATTAGGTAATTGTTTTGCAACGGTTGGTACGACAAGTAATACCGACCATTTCAATACCACGGTTGGTAAGGCCGGTCGTAATCGTTGGAAAGGCAAACGACCTCATACACGCGGTGTTGCTATGAACCCGATTGATCACCCAATGGGTGGTGGTGAAGGTAAAGCATCTGGTGGACATCCGCGTTCTCCGTGGGGACAGTCTTCTAAAGGATTGAAGACACGAAAACGTAAAAAGCTTTCGGATCGCTACATTGTTCGAAGTCGCAAAAAGTCTAAAAAGTAA
- the rplW gene encoding 50S ribosomal protein L23: MKRVLQKPLITEKLTRLQEEGKYAFKVDKHASKADIKQAVINRYPDVKIKKINTMIMPSKPKGRYTQSGYIVGREKVWKKAIVTLKEGEIDFFSEI; encoded by the coding sequence ATGAAACGAGTATTACAAAAACCATTAATAACCGAAAAGCTTACTCGACTGCAAGAAGAAGGTAAGTATGCTTTTAAAGTTGATAAGCATGCTTCAAAAGCGGATATCAAACAAGCAGTTATAAATCGGTATCCGGATGTAAAGATCAAAAAGATCAATACGATGATCATGCCTTCTAAACCTAAAGGTCGATATACTCAGAGTGGATATATCGTTGGTCGAGAAAAAGTTTGGAAGAAAGCAATTGTAACTCTCAAAGAAGGCGAAATAGACTTCTTTAGTGAAATTTAG
- the rpsS gene encoding 30S ribosomal protein S19 — MPRSLRKGPYVYYKLQRKVDAMNESGKKNVIKTWSRSSMVTPDFVGLTLAVHNGKQFIPVYVTEEMVGHKLGEFAPTRTFRGHPEKSKTREAPRKPGM; from the coding sequence ATGCCAAGATCGCTTAGAAAGGGACCTTACGTATATTACAAGCTGCAGCGTAAAGTCGATGCAATGAATGAGAGCGGCAAGAAAAATGTCATCAAAACATGGTCGCGTAGCTCTATGGTTACTCCAGACTTTGTTGGATTGACATTGGCCGTTCACAACGGGAAGCAGTTTATCCCCGTTTATGTTACAGAAGAAATGGTGGGTCACAAGTTGGGAGAATTTGCTCCTACAAGAACGTTTCGTGGCCACCCCGAGAAGTCTAAAACGAGAGAAGCACCCAGAAAACCAGGAATGTAA
- the rpsQ gene encoding 30S ribosomal protein S17, whose translation MAQTERVQRRERKGRVVSNKMDKTITVAVDRKVKHAIYGKYITKTTKYMAHDENDEANEGDLVQIMSTRPLSKRKSWRLVEIIERAK comes from the coding sequence ATGGCACAAACTGAAAGAGTACAACGAAGAGAACGAAAAGGTCGCGTAGTTAGTAACAAGATGGATAAAACCATTACTGTTGCTGTTGATCGAAAGGTAAAACACGCGATCTATGGAAAATATATTACAAAGACGACTAAGTATATGGCTCATGATGAAAATGATGAGGCCAACGAAGGGGACTTGGTACAGATTATGTCTACCCGTCCGCTTTCGAAGCGTAAATCTTGGCGTCTTGTAGAAATAATTGAACGAGCAAAATAA
- the rplV gene encoding 50S ribosomal protein L22 — MAEEKFEARAIQKHLRRSPRKVRLVVDAVRGDRVDKVLKKLEFTNKGAADEVAKVVKSAAANIRDKFQEARLDNQEIYIKEIFVDEGATLKRIQPRAMGRANQIRKRTSHITVVVGNKEELVNQ, encoded by the coding sequence ATGGCTGAAGAAAAGTTTGAAGCACGAGCTATACAAAAACATCTGCGTCGTTCGCCTCGCAAGGTCCGCTTAGTTGTTGACGCGGTACGAGGAGATCGTGTAGATAAAGTCCTGAAAAAACTTGAATTTACCAATAAGGGCGCTGCAGATGAAGTAGCAAAAGTTGTTAAGTCAGCAGCAGCTAATATACGTGATAAGTTTCAGGAAGCTCGACTTGATAACCAAGAGATTTACATCAAAGAAATTTTTGTAGATGAAGGTGCGACACTGAAACGCATACAGCCACGAGCGATGGGCCGTGCTAATCAGATACGCAAAAGAACAAGCCACATTACAGTAGTAGTGGGTAATAAAGAAGAATTAGTTAATCAATAA
- the rplC gene encoding 50S ribosomal protein L3 → MSSGLIGKKIGMTNVFDDNGQNYAVTVIEVDPNVITAIKTKEENGYEAVQLSAFDKKEKTTSKPLRGHFEKAGTTPKKYIKEFRNFVPEDAELGKELNIEDVFNIGDNVDVVGVSKGKGFTGVVKRHNFSGVGEATHGQHDRQRHPGSIGQASDPARVFPGIKMAGRSGNERNKIKNLTVARIFSESNLMMVTGSIPGPNGRFVEIYNRQ, encoded by the coding sequence ATGAGTAGTGGTTTGATAGGAAAAAAGATTGGCATGACTAATGTCTTTGATGACAATGGTCAAAATTATGCCGTAACGGTTATTGAAGTTGATCCCAATGTTATAACGGCGATCAAAACAAAAGAAGAGAATGGCTATGAGGCTGTTCAGCTTTCGGCCTTTGATAAAAAGGAGAAAACTACTTCGAAACCGTTGCGTGGACATTTCGAAAAGGCCGGGACAACTCCTAAAAAGTATATTAAGGAGTTTAGAAATTTCGTACCCGAAGACGCTGAGCTTGGAAAAGAGCTGAATATTGAAGATGTATTTAATATTGGAGACAACGTTGATGTTGTAGGCGTTTCTAAGGGGAAGGGATTTACCGGTGTTGTTAAACGCCATAATTTTAGTGGTGTTGGAGAAGCAACACACGGTCAGCATGACAGGCAACGTCACCCTGGTTCTATTGGTCAAGCATCTGATCCTGCTCGTGTATTTCCGGGCATAAAGATGGCTGGCCGGAGTGGAAATGAGCGTAATAAGATTAAGAATTTGACTGTTGCACGAATTTTCAGCGAGTCAAATTTGATGATGGTTACCGGCTCAATTCCTGGACCGAATGGACGTTTTGTAGAAATTTACAATAGACAGTAA
- the rpsC gene encoding 30S ribosomal protein S3: MGQKSHPVGLRLGIIRGWDSNWYSEENEPEILYEDTKLREYLHTRLQNGGLSRVIIERTPKRILLTLKTSRPGVIIGKGGEQIELLREELKKITSKEVQINVSEIKRPETDASLVAQNIAQQLEARISFRRAMKTAISSAMRMGAEGIKIRCAGRLGGAEMARTEQYREGRVPLHTLRADIDYYNTTANTIYGSIGVTVWIFKGEVLGDVELTPGDAHTQQKDDSRGGRRGGGKRRSRRRRRNKN, from the coding sequence TTGGGACAGAAATCACATCCAGTAGGTTTACGACTCGGTATCATTCGCGGTTGGGATTCCAATTGGTATTCCGAAGAGAATGAACCCGAAATATTGTATGAAGACACGAAACTGCGAGAGTACTTGCATACCCGTCTTCAAAATGGAGGGTTATCTCGAGTCATAATCGAACGTACACCAAAACGAATACTGCTTACACTTAAAACAAGCCGCCCTGGCGTTATTATTGGTAAAGGAGGCGAGCAAATTGAACTTCTTCGTGAAGAGCTGAAGAAAATTACCAGTAAAGAAGTTCAAATTAATGTAAGTGAAATCAAACGACCCGAAACGGATGCCAGTTTGGTTGCTCAAAATATTGCACAGCAGCTTGAGGCTCGGATTTCATTCCGACGTGCAATGAAAACGGCAATTTCATCTGCCATGCGTATGGGGGCCGAAGGAATTAAAATTCGTTGTGCCGGTCGATTGGGTGGGGCAGAAATGGCTCGAACCGAGCAGTATCGCGAAGGCCGAGTACCTTTGCACACGCTCCGCGCTGATATCGATTACTATAATACCACGGCGAATACTATTTATGGATCAATCGGTGTAACGGTTTGGATCTTTAAAGGTGAAGTGCTCGGTGATGTTGAGTTGACACCTGGAGATGCTCATACACAACAGAAGGATGATTCTCGAGGAGGACGACGCGGAGGGGGTAAACGCCGCTCTCGTCGACGCAGAAGAAATAAGAATTAA